The nucleotide sequence ATCTCCCGCTCGAAATCGCACCAGGGGACTCGCCACCGGGCCACTCAGCCCAGGGCACTCAACACCGTGGCGAGGGCAATCGGTGTCGCCCGGGATGCGCGCCCCCCCCCGCACGGAAGATGGCCGTCCTGGCGTCCTTGTCTCATCCGGCTCACGATCAGGCGATCGGGTGGAAGGTCATCGCCACTCTTCAAAGCCCCTCTCGGGATAATTCCGGCCGCTGCTCCCACGCGGATATCGGAGCCAGGGAATCCCACTCCACCAGCACTTCTGCTGCCTCGATTTGACTTCAACCACCATCATGCCTATCGTTAAACGTCGATTTACGATTTAGGAGCGAGGTATGACGGGTCGAGATCTCCAGCGGACTTGTGAAACTGGCGACGTACCCTTGCCGGAGGACGCATCGGCGTCGCAGCTTGCGGGCCTTGCCTGGGCGATCGCTCATCCGGCACGGGTCCGGATTGTGCGATTGCTGGCCAGTCGAAAGTCGTGTGTCTGTGGCGAGATCGTCGATCAACTTCCCCTCGCACAATCCACTGTGTCGCAGCATTTGAAAATTCTCAAAGCCTCGGGTCTGATTGAGGGCGAAGTGGATGGCCCGAAAGTTTGCTACTGTATCAATCCCGCAAAGCTGGAGGAGCTGAAGTCCCTGGTCGGGAACCTTTGATTTCCCCCCGCACGACCTGCCGGTCAGAGGAACATGGCCTGCCGAGGGACGGGGCCTTCCCGCTCGTTCCCTGTGAAAAGCGGGACCTGATGTCGAGTCTTCTTTTTCCTGACAGAAACATCCAACAGAAAGAACATCATGAAGGTCGTTCAGGTTTACGACAAGCCGATGTGCTGTTCGACAGGTGTCTGCGGCCCTCAAGTGGACCCGGCACTCGCTCGATTTGCAGCGGATCTGGATTGGCTGAAATCGCAGGGACATCAGGTCGAGCGATTCAATCTGGGGCAGCAACCCCAGGCCTTCATTGATAACCCATCTGTCCATCAGGTTTTGTCGACAGAGGGGACCGAAAGCTTACCTCTGATCCTGATTGACGGACAAATCGTCAGTCGCGCCACCTTCCCCGATCGCCTCGTGCTGGCAGGCTGGACTGATTCCGCTGTGCCGGTAACTCCGTCAGGCAGTTGTTGTGGCGGTGCAGCGGCCTCGTCCGCGAGTTCCTGCTGCTCAGAACCGAAGTCGGCCAACCCATTGAACGTTCTGAGTTGTGGTGACACGGATTCGAAGTGCTGTTAAGGAAGTCAACGAGCATGACATTTCTCCAAGCGCCGACCCGCATCTTATTCTTCACCGGAAAAGGAGGAGTTGGCAAGACCACCTCCGCATGTGCTGCGGCCGTACGGCTGGCCGATACAGGGAAACGCGTCCTGCTCGTTTCCACAGACCCGGCCTCCAATCTCGATGATGTGCTGGGCGTGTCCCTTCATCCGCGTCCCACTCCCGTGCCGGAAGTGCCGGGGTTGTCTGCGATGAACCTCGACCCACAGCAGTCCGCTGCCGAATATCGTGAGCGGATGGTGGGGCCCTATCGAAATCTGCTTCCCGCGGCTGCAATTACGAGCATGGAAGAGCAGTTCTCGGGATCATGCACGGTGGAGATTGCCGCCTTCGACGAGTTCGCTCGCCTGTTAGGTGATTCCCGCATGACGGCGGAGTTTGACCACGTCATTTTTGATACGGCCCCGACGGGTCATACGTTGCGATTGCTCACGCTTCCTTCTGCGTGGTCTGGTTTCATGGAGTCGAACACGACGGGAACTTCGTGCATCGGTCCGCTGGCGGGGCTGCAAGCACAGCAGCAACTTTACCGCGACACGGTCGACGCACTGGGTGACTCGACCACGACGACAATCGTACTGGTGACTCGACCCGAGCAAGCGGCGCTCAAGGAAGCGGCTCGCACGAGTGAGGAACTGGCTGCCCTCGGTGTCAGGAACCAGCGACTGCTGGTTAACGGGCTGTTCCAGGCTTCGGATCCCTCGGATCAACTCGCTCTTGCGTTGCAGCGGCGGGGTGAGTCCGCGATGGAGGAAATGCCTGCGGTCCTGCGCCAGCTACCTCAGACGGTCGTGCCGCTGGGATCGCAAGGGGTACTGGGTGTTGAGGCGCTCCGCCGCTTTGGAACCAGTCATCCGGGAGACGAGCGACTCGACGCACCCCCTGCTCTGGCGAAGGAGGTGCCGGTCGGACTGGGTGCCCTGACAGCGAGCCTGGCAGACGCGGGACATGGCGTCATTCTCACCATGGGAAAAGGGGGCGTCGGAAAAACGACGATTGCGGCGGCGATTGCCGTCAGTCTTGCAGAGCGGGGGCTGCGGGTCCACTTGACGACGACCGATCCCGCAGCCCACATTGCTGCGACGCTGGCCAGCGAATCGCTTGAAAACTTGACTGTCGGCCGGGTCGATCCCACTGCGGAGACTGCGCGTTATCAAGACGAGGTGATGCAGACCGCCGGTTCCAGTCTGGATGAACGAGGGAAAGAACTTCTTGCCGAGGATCTGCGGTCACCCTGTACAGAAGAAATCGCTGTCTTCCGTGCTTTCGCCGCAGCGGTGGCAGAAGGAACCGACCGATTCGTCGTTCTGGACACGGCTCCGACCGGTCACACTGTCTTGTTGCTGGATGCGGCCCTTGCTTACCACCGCGAGGTGCTGCGACAGGCCGATCAAATGCCAGAAGCGGTCCAGCAGCTTTTGCCCCGCTTGAGAGATCCCGCTTTCACGCGAGTCTTGATCGTGACTCTTCCCGAAGCCACGCCCGTGCATGAAGCGGCACAACTCCAGCACGATCTGCAACGCGCCCAGATCGAGCCCTTCGCCTGGGTCATCAATCAAAGCCTGCTGCCCCTCACTGTCACAGACCCGGTTTTGAGTCGTCGGCGGGCGCATGAGACGACCTTTGTGAATGAAGTCATCACACGCCATAGCGAACGTGTGGTGCTCGTTCCCTGGCAGCAGCAGCCCCCGGTTGGAATCAGGGCACTCAGGGGACTGGCGGAGATGGGCCGGGTGTCCGCCGACGCCGGGCAACTGAAAGAGTGATGCTGTAGGAAGAACGCGACGGGACCGTTGCCTGGAAATCCTTGTCGGCCGGAGAGCCACTTTAAAAAATGGATGCAGCCATTCGGAGGATCTGAGCGACCGAAACCGTCACCTGACGAACCGACTCGGTGACGTCGATCGGGTCTGACCTCATCAACGAAAAACCCCTCGCTCTCGAGATGAGGAGCGAGGGGAAAGAAGACACCATTAGGGGGGATTGGAGAGCCCCCCCCCGGCAGCCTGTGGGATTCCTGCTGGACGCAGGTGCTGTCCCTCAAGAGCCGCAGTCCGCGTCGACGGAGACTTACTCGGCCTTGGGCTGAGGTCGTTTTGCACGTCCGCCGCCTGGGCCACCAGGTCCACCTGGACCGCGACCGCCAGGTCCACGGCCACCGGGGCCACCGAAGCCGCGGCGCAGGGCGGAAACGTCAAATTCTTTGCCCTTCAGTTTCGCGAACTCTTCCTGCTGGGTTTTGGTCAGGACGCCGAGAATCTTGGCGTCTCGTTCCTTCGTCAGTTCAGCGAATTTTTCGCGACCTTCAGCACCACCTCCACCTGGACCCTGTGAAAAGACTTCACGGAACTTTTCGCCATACTCCCGGTTCAGTTGAGCGATCTTATCGGTTTCGTCCTTGGTGATCGCCAGGGCCTTGACGACTTCGGGATCAGCCAGAGCACCGGTACCCATGACCTGCCAGTTGATCTGCTGGAGGCGAGTGTACTGATCCGCCGTCAGCGCTTCTTTCAGTTTGGGAACGTACTTCTCACTAACGGCCTTGCCTGCTTCGGCCATCTTGGCAAATGCCTTGTTGCGATCTTCTTCTGACATTTCACGGAAGTTGGGAGGAGGACCGCCTGACGAGAATGATTCCCGCATCGCGACGCCGTATTCCTCACCCACTGTTTTCAGCTTTGCAGTGGTTTCGGAGTTGAGGTTCAGGTCCTTCTGGACTTCCTCGTTGTTCACCAGCATGAAAAGTCCGCCACCGCCACCAAACGGACCGCCGCCAAAGCCCGCTCCGAAGCCTCCACCACGTCGTCCACCGCCCGGACCCTGAGCCTGGGCCGCCGTTGCAAATGCGAGGCAGGCCACCAGACATAACATCCATCGATTCGTTCTCATTGTCGTCTTCCTTCGCTGGTTCAATCTGATTCCTGCAAGGCCGAACGGAACATGGACGGCAGACAAGGCTTGCAGGAATCCCCCACCCAGATTCATCCGATTTACTTTGTTACCAAGGCCTCTTCGCATTCGTAGTTGGCCGTTCGGGAAAGTGCAGCCGGCTCGAGGATACGGGGTAATCGCACCTCGATTGTCGTACCCGCCCCGACCTGGCTGATGGCCCTGATCGTTCCCCCGTGTGCGTCGACGATTGTCTTGCAGATCGACAAACCCAGGCCACTACTTCCTTCGGCCCGAGATCGCGCTTTATCGACCTGATAGAAACGATCGAAAATCTTCGACAACTGATCCCCGGCAATACCAACCCCGGAATCGATGACCGAGATCACTTCCCATTCCTGTTCGCTGCGTGTCGTCAGTCGCACGCAGCCTCCTTCGACGTTGTAGCGGATCGCGTTGGTCAGCAGATTTGTAAAGACCTGTGACAGTCGATCCAGATCGCCACGAACGAAGCACGAGGTCGACAGGCATTCGATATGAATGTTGCGTTCCATCGCGAGCGTTTCGACCATTTCCACACAGTCACGCAGCAGCGGATCCAGATCGATTCGCTCGAGTTTGATCGACGGAGTCCCTGAATCGAACCGCGCCAGGAGCAGCAGCGAGTCGATCAGCGACCTCATCCGCTGGGCGGCTCGCCGGCAGGTTTCGAGTGCCGTCCGGTAGTCCTCGCTGGAGCGAGGCCGGCATAACGCCAGTTCGGTATGCGCCGAGATGACCGACAGGGGAGTTCTCAATTCATGCGATGCGTCAGCGGTGAACTGGCTCTGCCGTTCGAAGGCCGCCTGCAGTCGATCGAACGTCCGGTTCAGCACGCTTGCCAGTTGCCCCAGTTCGCTGTCCGTTTCCTGGACGTCGATCCGCTGAGACAGATTC is from Schlesneria sp. DSM 10557 and encodes:
- a CDS encoding ArsR/SmtB family transcription factor codes for the protein MTGRDLQRTCETGDVPLPEDASASQLAGLAWAIAHPARVRIVRLLASRKSCVCGEIVDQLPLAQSTVSQHLKILKASGLIEGEVDGPKVCYCINPAKLEELKSLVGNL
- the arsD gene encoding arsenite efflux transporter metallochaperone ArsD produces the protein MKVVQVYDKPMCCSTGVCGPQVDPALARFAADLDWLKSQGHQVERFNLGQQPQAFIDNPSVHQVLSTEGTESLPLILIDGQIVSRATFPDRLVLAGWTDSAVPVTPSGSCCGGAAASSASSCCSEPKSANPLNVLSCGDTDSKCC
- the arsA gene encoding arsenical pump-driving ATPase: MTFLQAPTRILFFTGKGGVGKTTSACAAAVRLADTGKRVLLVSTDPASNLDDVLGVSLHPRPTPVPEVPGLSAMNLDPQQSAAEYRERMVGPYRNLLPAAAITSMEEQFSGSCTVEIAAFDEFARLLGDSRMTAEFDHVIFDTAPTGHTLRLLTLPSAWSGFMESNTTGTSCIGPLAGLQAQQQLYRDTVDALGDSTTTTIVLVTRPEQAALKEAARTSEELAALGVRNQRLLVNGLFQASDPSDQLALALQRRGESAMEEMPAVLRQLPQTVVPLGSQGVLGVEALRRFGTSHPGDERLDAPPALAKEVPVGLGALTASLADAGHGVILTMGKGGVGKTTIAAAIAVSLAERGLRVHLTTTDPAAHIAATLASESLENLTVGRVDPTAETARYQDEVMQTAGSSLDERGKELLAEDLRSPCTEEIAVFRAFAAAVAEGTDRFVVLDTAPTGHTVLLLDAALAYHREVLRQADQMPEAVQQLLPRLRDPAFTRVLIVTLPEATPVHEAAQLQHDLQRAQIEPFAWVINQSLLPLTVTDPVLSRRRAHETTFVNEVITRHSERVVLVPWQQQPPVGIRALRGLAEMGRVSADAGQLKE